The Geomonas ferrireducens DNA segment AAAAGAGCATGGACCTTCCCGATGCCATGATAGAGAAGGTGGTGCAGGAAGAGTTCGACAGCGCGGCCAACCAGGCTTCCTTCAAGAAGACTTATTGCGAGCTGTTCGTCACTGAGGATGAGCTGAAGTTCTCTTGGGACTGGAACACCCCTTAGCCGGGTTACAAGTATTAAATATCTGGACAAGATCCACGAGGATTGGTTAATATCCCACCTATGAAAAAACCCGCAGCAATATTCATCATTTTCTTCACTTTGGCAGTGGTAGGTTTTGGAACATGGCAACTCTTCAAAGGGAATTTTGAGGCGGCTTTCTCTTCCGTTCCATTCCTGCTGATCATCTACTTTTTTATTAAACCTTACCGTAGCACTTGACGATAAGCGTCACATCCTTTTTGAGACTCATGATGCTTTCCCGCAGTTTGTTGTGATTGCAGTGAAAGCTCCGGTTTCGCATTGGCATCGATTACCGGCTGCTCTTGTGTAATGTCGATGGGAGAAATCATGTCCAATTGTGTGCTCGTTATCGATGACTCCACCGCCATACGGGAACAGGTGGTGCGCACCCTGAAAGATGTCGGCCTTTTCGAGCAGTACCGGGAAGCGCGGGACGGCCTGGAAGGGTTCAAGACGCTGATCGAATCCAAGGCCGACCTCGTCATCTGCGACGTCGACATGCCGCGCATGGACGGCTACAAGTTCCTGCAGTTGGTGGCATCGCGCCCCGACCTGCAGGGGCTTCCCATCATCATGCTGACCGGCATGATGGACTTCAACTCGAAGATCAGGGGGCTCGAACAGGGGGCAAGCGACTACCTCACCAAGCCGTTCGATCCCGGCGAGCTCGTGGCGCGGGTCCGGGTGCAACTTAAGATCAAGTCCCTGCAGGACGATCTGAGGAAGGCCAATGAGCAGTTGAAGCGCCTGACCAACATCGATCATCTCACCAACCTCTTCAACAGGCGTTACCTGGCCGAGATAATGGACGGTGAGTTCATCAGGGCCAGACGTAACCACGAAAATCTCTCCCTCGTCATTTTTGACATCGATTACTTCAAGAGCGTGAACGACACCTACGGGCACCAAAACGGCGATGTCGTCCTCTCGGCCGTCGCGGGTATCGCCCAGCAGCAGATGCGCGCCTACGACAGCGCTGCGCGTTACGGCGGCGAAGAGTTTGTCCTGGTGCTCCCCGGTACTGCGCTCGAAGGAGGCGTCATCGTTGCCGAGCGCCTGCGTCAGGCCGTGCTTGAATCCTCCTTTCCTCCCCCCATGGAAGATCTCACCCTCACCATCAGCGCCGGGGTCGCCACCTACCCGGGCCCGTCCGTTGAGAACATCGACTCGCTGTTTCGCCGCGCCGACGAGGCGCTGTATCGGGCGAAGCAGAGCGGTAGAAACCGCGTCGAGATGATGCCGACCTGAAAAAATTAGATATATTTAAGAAAATAACTTGAAAAAATTCTAATTTAATTGTAAACGTACCTTCTGCTCGACACCGAACCAGGAGGACGTTCCATGGACAGTTTTGACGAAGCCTACGCCAGGTACCTGAAGTTGCTGGCGAAGCTCGATCGTACCGACGATGTCGCGGAAAAGAACCAGCTCTTTCGCCAGCTAATGCACCTGCTGTGTGAGCTGGAGCAGAATCTGAAAGCCGTAAAGGCTAAACAGGGTGATTGGTCCAGGCGGGAAGAGCTCGCCTACTGGATCTAGTTTTTTCTCCATCCTTTTCCGTCAGGCCTCCCCACAACACATCCCCCCGTTGTCAGTTCCTTCGCGTCTGCCGCTCCCGCGTAATTCATTAAGATGTTTGACACATTTCGTTACTCCTATATCCTATAATTAAAGTTCCTGACGGTGCGCCGACCCGCGGCTCGCACCGTTCTTTCAATCCCAGCTGGAGGAGGTTGCCATGAAGATTCTGGTATGCATAAAGCAGGTGCCGGATATGGAGTCCCGGTTCAAACCTGATGCTTCGGGCGTCTGGTACGCCGATACGGACCTTGCCTTTAGAGTGAACGAGTACGACGAGTACGCCATCGAGCAGGCCGTGCTGCTCAAGGAGCAACTGGGCGGCGAGCCTGAGGTTACCGTGCTCTCGATAGGGCCGGACCGGGTGGTCGAGGCGATCAAGAAGGGGCTTTCGATGGGCGGGGACCGCGGTGTTCACGTGCAAGATGCAGCGGCACACCTGAAGGATTCCTGGCAGGTGGCGTCGATAATCGCCGCCTATGCCGCCGGGGAGGGGTTCGACCTCATCCTCACCGGGTTGCAATCACAAGATCGAGGTTCCGCCCAGGTCGGCGTCACCGTTGCGGAGCTGCTCGACTATGCCTGCGCCACCACCGTGGTCGGCTTTGAGTATGCCGATGGCACCGTTACGGTGAAGCGCGAGCTGGAAGGAGGGGTGAAGGGGACGGTGCGCCTGAAGATGCCGGCCGTGGTGACCTGCCAATTGGGGCTGAACCAGCCGCGCTACCCCACACTGCCAAATATCATGAAGGCGAAGAAAAAAGAGGTCCGCGTCATCCCTGTAGCCGAGTTGCTGCATCAGGATCAAAGGGTGGCTCCGGTCGAATTCCGGGCTCCGGCCAAGAAGGGAAGCGCCGTGGTGCTGGAAGGGGAGCTCGCCGACCAGGTCGACCGTCTCATCGGGATACTGAAGGACAAGACAGCGGTGCTGCGCTAGGGGGATGCCATGAAACTCTTACTGATCGGTGAATGCCGTGAAGGCAAGTTGTTGGAATACAGCTACGAGCTCTTCGGGTTCGCTTCGCAGGCGGGAGCAGAAACCGCAATGCTCATCGTCGGCGGGGATGGGTCCCTTCCCGGATACGGTGGTACCGTCTACTTGGCCGATGCAGGCAAGTACGGCGAGTACAACCCGGACCTGCACAAGCGTCTGGTGCAGGCGGTAGTCGAGCGGGAGCGGCCGGACTACGTGGTGTTCATGCACACCTCTTACGGCTGGGATCTGGCGCCGAGGGTCGCGGCCCTGTTAAAGGTGCCGCAGGTTTCCGAGGTGGTCGCGCTGGCGGAAGGGGGAGGTTTCGAGCGGCCCTGCCTGAGCCAGAAGATGCGTCAGGTCGTGAAGCCGCAGGGAACGCCCGTGGTGCTCACCCTGCAGGGGGGAGCCTTTCCCGCGCTGGTGCCGGGGGGGACGCCGCAGGTGCAGCCGGTCGACGCGTCGGGGGAGGGGAGGCTCGAGTTTCTGGGCTATGAAGCGGCGGCGCGCAAAGGGGTGGATTTGACCAAGGCCGAAGTGATCGTCAGCGTAGGGCGTGGTGTCGGCAAGAAGGAGAACATACCCGTCATCGCCGAGCTTGCCAGGGTGCTCGGAGGTGAAGTCGGGGCGAGCCGCCCCGTCGTGGATAGCGGCTGGATGGATGCAGGGAGCCAGGTCGGGGTGACCGGGCAGACGGTGAGTCCCAAGTTGTACGTGGCGTGCGGCATCAGCGGGGCGATTCAGCATCTGGCGGGGATGAAGAAGTCCGGGTTCATCGTAGCCATCAACAAGGACAAGGAAGCCCCCATAGCCGGGGTTGCCGACGTGCTGGTGGTGGCCGACGTGATGCAGTTCGTCCCAGCACTGACCGCGAAGCTGGCAAAGTAGCGCAGCGGCCGGCGGACCCTCTAACCCTCTGACCAGTCGGACCAGTCGGACCAGTCGGACCAGTCGGACCAGTCGGACCAGTCGGAGTGGCCGTAACAAGGCAGGAGGCGCTGATGAACGGTTCTGACGACCTCATTCTGCCGCACGGCGGCTTTCGCCGCTTGCGCAGCTTCGTGGTGGCTTTGGCCGCCTACGACGGCACCATCATCTTTTGCGACCGTTTCATCGACAAGCGCTCGCGCACCCACGACCAGATGGTGCAGGCCGCGCGCAGCGGCGTGCAGAACATAGCCGAAGGCTCTCTCGCCTCTGGCACTTCGAAAAAAACCGAGCTTAAACTGACCGGAGTCGCCCGCGCCAGCTTGGGGGAGCTGATCCGCGACTACGAGGACTACCTGCGCCAGAACGGTCTGCAGATTTGGGACAAAGATTCCCCAAAGGTAAGGGGGATGCGTGCAAGGCTCGCCGGACGGCTGACCAAGTCGGAGAGGTCGGACAGGTCGGACAGGTCAGACAGGTCAGACAGGTCAGACAGGTCAGACAGGTCAGACAGGTCAGACAGGTCAGACAGGTCAGACAGGTCAGACAGGTCGGAGTTTTTCGACGAACCTTTGCTGGCTGCTTTGCGAGCCCTGCGCACCAGCAGCGCGGAGGTGGGCGCCAACATCCTCCTCTGCCTGTCCCACCAGGCAAGCTTCCTGCTAAGACGCCAGATGGAGCGCCAGGAACATGACTTAGTCCAAAACGGCGGCTTCACGGAAAGACTCTACAACTACCGCAAAGAGCACCGCTGACACAAAAAAGGCGCGGCAGCCATCGGCTGCCGCGCCTTCTCTTAACAACACCTGCGAAGCCTACCGCATCAGCTCCAAAAACTCCTCTTCACTCAAAACGCTCACGCCAAGCTGCCGCGCTTTCTCGAGCTTGCTCCCGGCGTCGGCGCCGGCCACCACATAGTCGGTCTTCTTGGAAACTGACCCCGCGGCATGCGCTCCTTCCTGCTCTACCATCTTCTTGGCCTCGTCCCTGGTGAACTTCTCCAGGGCACCGGTGAAGACGAAGGTCTTGCCGGTGAACCGGCCGCCGACCCGCTTCTCCTCGACCTTGGGACTCACCCCGGCCGCTTTGAGACGCTCGATCACCTTCAGGTTCTCTTCGTTTCTGAAGAAATCGGCGATGCTCGCTGCTACCTGCGGACCTACCTCGCGGATGCTGGTCAACTCTTCTTGGCCGGCTTTGGCGAGGTTGTCGATGCTGCCGAAGGCACCGGCCAGAAGCTTCGCGGTGTGCTCCCCCACGTGCCTTATGCCTAGCGCGAAGA contains these protein-coding regions:
- a CDS encoding electron transfer flavoprotein subunit beta/FixA family protein → MKILVCIKQVPDMESRFKPDASGVWYADTDLAFRVNEYDEYAIEQAVLLKEQLGGEPEVTVLSIGPDRVVEAIKKGLSMGGDRGVHVQDAAAHLKDSWQVASIIAAYAAGEGFDLILTGLQSQDRGSAQVGVTVAELLDYACATTVVGFEYADGTVTVKRELEGGVKGTVRLKMPAVVTCQLGLNQPRYPTLPNIMKAKKKEVRVIPVAELLHQDQRVAPVEFRAPAKKGSAVVLEGELADQVDRLIGILKDKTAVLR
- a CDS encoding four helix bundle suffix domain-containing protein, which produces MNGSDDLILPHGGFRRLRSFVVALAAYDGTIIFCDRFIDKRSRTHDQMVQAARSGVQNIAEGSLASGTSKKTELKLTGVARASLGELIRDYEDYLRQNGLQIWDKDSPKVRGMRARLAGRLTKSERSDRSDRSDRSDRSDRSDRSDRSDRSDRSDRSDRSEFFDEPLLAALRALRTSSAEVGANILLCLSHQASFLLRRQMERQEHDLVQNGGFTERLYNYRKEHR
- a CDS encoding diguanylate cyclase, translating into MSNCVLVIDDSTAIREQVVRTLKDVGLFEQYREARDGLEGFKTLIESKADLVICDVDMPRMDGYKFLQLVASRPDLQGLPIIMLTGMMDFNSKIRGLEQGASDYLTKPFDPGELVARVRVQLKIKSLQDDLRKANEQLKRLTNIDHLTNLFNRRYLAEIMDGEFIRARRNHENLSLVIFDIDYFKSVNDTYGHQNGDVVLSAVAGIAQQQMRAYDSAARYGGEEFVLVLPGTALEGGVIVAERLRQAVLESSFPPPMEDLTLTISAGVATYPGPSVENIDSLFRRADEALYRAKQSGRNRVEMMPT
- a CDS encoding electron transfer flavoprotein subunit alpha/FixB family protein, whose protein sequence is MKLLLIGECREGKLLEYSYELFGFASQAGAETAMLIVGGDGSLPGYGGTVYLADAGKYGEYNPDLHKRLVQAVVERERPDYVVFMHTSYGWDLAPRVAALLKVPQVSEVVALAEGGGFERPCLSQKMRQVVKPQGTPVVLTLQGGAFPALVPGGTPQVQPVDASGEGRLEFLGYEAAARKGVDLTKAEVIVSVGRGVGKKENIPVIAELARVLGGEVGASRPVVDSGWMDAGSQVGVTGQTVSPKLYVACGISGAIQHLAGMKKSGFIVAINKDKEAPIAGVADVLVVADVMQFVPALTAKLAK